One genomic window of Sodaliphilus pleomorphus includes the following:
- a CDS encoding N-acetylmuramoyl-L-alanine amidase — protein sequence MSKRIHAFVALACAGLFAAGSVQAQTVLGDADVARVQAVVSKNVPLNMGIGTVRASSVVMSGDTVTVDLSENFSDIPFTESSISKMKDDVKAALGPQGEGRKVKLTVAGVDVDDYFIDFDSSYKRKHAPFVTPVDKDRHYSKALDGNIVAMWPSHGLYFENKLNRWEWQRGRLMQTVEDMYTHSYVIPFLMPMLENAGAYVWDARERDTHKVAVVVDNDGGKASSAYGEQNGKCSWTKGNGTGFAYVRDQYVDFQNPFAEGTYRQVATTKDKKKLSLAHWDVDMPEAGDYAVYVSYKTVPGSSTDARYTVNSLAGPEEFVVDQTMAGGVWVYLGTFQLKKGLNKNVVTLSNFSKEENRVVTADAIKVGGGTNMVARRVALPTDENKQRAAQQENEKSLGKPGIDYKYVSSSNYPLFEVGSRYYLQWAGFPDSVYSPTRGINDYTDDYRCRGMWVNYLAGGSAVLPARKGLNVPVDVSFCLHTDAGTTPGDDIIGTLIIYCTKQNGKQFSNYVDGTPRELSRKFANIVTSQVVNDIRAKYEPNWTRRGMRDASYFEARVPEVPALLMELLSHQNFADMKYGLDPNFRFDVSRAIYKGILKFIAQRDHRDYVVQPLPVNSFAIDRVSDDCYILNWKPTPDSLSENADPKKYVVYERVADGGFKQLAVTKDTKYVTYVKDNLVHSYKVVAMNDGGRSFPSEVLSLGVAKGSKGNVAVVNGFTRLSAPDWFDGDKMAGFLDEKDHGVDYVRQINYVGKQYEFDRSLEWKDDDDTGFGDSRSDHETEPVAGNTFDYTAIHGQSLLNAGYSFVSMSAQAFAAGKVNSEDFKTVDIILGKQKETPNGRGAYPDRYKIFTPELMQAIKRFTSAGGNVLMSGSYVGSDVWNNAKAGDAEKTFASSVLGYKLRASRACDKGQVMTVPTSFGALVDGRKATFVQQLNSKMYAVESPDALMPADDRGQTYMRYGENNKPAAVAVDCGTYRTVVMGFPLETVVEPGLRDAIVGDVMRFLNKQ from the coding sequence ATGAGCAAGAGAATACATGCTTTTGTCGCTTTGGCTTGTGCCGGGCTCTTTGCAGCCGGCAGCGTCCAGGCCCAGACTGTGCTGGGCGATGCCGACGTGGCGCGTGTACAAGCAGTTGTGAGCAAGAACGTGCCTCTCAACATGGGTATAGGCACAGTGCGTGCCTCGAGTGTGGTGATGAGTGGCGACACGGTGACTGTCGACCTGAGTGAGAACTTCAGCGACATCCCCTTCACCGAGAGTTCAATCTCTAAGATGAAGGACGACGTGAAGGCAGCCCTGGGGCCGCAAGGTGAAGGCCGCAAGGTGAAGCTCACCGTCGCTGGCGTTGATGTCGACGACTACTTCATTGACTTCGACAGCAGCTACAAGCGCAAGCATGCACCCTTTGTGACACCCGTCGACAAAGACCGCCACTACAGCAAGGCACTCGATGGCAACATCGTGGCTATGTGGCCCAGTCACGGCCTGTATTTTGAAAACAAGCTCAATCGCTGGGAGTGGCAACGCGGCCGCTTGATGCAGACGGTTGAAGACATGTACACTCACAGCTATGTGATACCCTTCTTGATGCCCATGCTTGAAAATGCAGGCGCCTATGTGTGGGATGCCCGCGAGCGCGACACGCACAAGGTGGCCGTGGTTGTCGACAACGACGGCGGCAAGGCCTCGAGCGCCTATGGCGAGCAGAACGGCAAGTGCTCATGGACCAAGGGCAACGGCACTGGGTTTGCCTATGTGCGTGACCAATATGTGGATTTCCAGAATCCGTTTGCCGAGGGTACCTATCGCCAGGTGGCGACCACCAAAGACAAGAAGAAACTCTCGCTTGCCCACTGGGATGTCGACATGCCCGAGGCTGGCGACTATGCCGTCTATGTGAGCTACAAGACTGTGCCCGGCAGCTCGACCGATGCCCGCTACACCGTCAACAGCCTGGCCGGCCCCGAGGAGTTTGTCGTCGACCAGACCATGGCCGGCGGTGTGTGGGTGTACCTTGGCACCTTCCAGCTCAAAAAAGGTCTCAACAAGAACGTGGTGACCTTGAGCAACTTCTCCAAGGAGGAAAACCGCGTGGTCACGGCCGATGCCATCAAGGTGGGCGGTGGTACCAACATGGTGGCGCGTCGTGTCGCGCTCCCTACCGATGAAAACAAGCAACGGGCCGCTCAGCAGGAAAACGAGAAATCGCTGGGCAAGCCAGGCATTGATTACAAATATGTGAGCAGTAGCAATTATCCCCTGTTTGAAGTGGGCAGCCGCTACTATTTGCAGTGGGCCGGTTTCCCCGACAGCGTTTATTCTCCCACGCGCGGCATCAACGATTATACCGACGACTACCGCTGCCGCGGCATGTGGGTCAACTATCTGGCAGGAGGATCGGCAGTGCTGCCTGCCCGCAAGGGGCTGAATGTGCCTGTCGATGTGTCGTTTTGCCTTCACACCGATGCTGGCACGACCCCGGGCGACGACATCATAGGCACGCTCATCATCTATTGCACCAAGCAGAACGGCAAGCAGTTTTCCAACTACGTCGACGGTACCCCGCGCGAGCTGTCGCGCAAGTTTGCCAATATTGTCACGAGCCAGGTTGTCAACGACATTCGTGCCAAGTATGAGCCCAACTGGACCCGTCGCGGCATGCGCGATGCCAGCTACTTCGAGGCGCGTGTGCCCGAGGTGCCGGCCCTGCTCATGGAATTGCTCTCGCACCAGAATTTTGCCGACATGAAATACGGGCTCGACCCCAACTTCCGCTTCGACGTGAGCCGTGCCATCTACAAGGGTATCCTCAAGTTTATCGCTCAGCGCGACCATCGCGACTATGTGGTGCAACCGCTGCCAGTCAACAGCTTTGCCATCGACCGCGTGAGCGACGACTGCTACATCTTGAACTGGAAGCCCACGCCCGACTCGCTCAGCGAGAATGCCGACCCCAAGAAGTATGTAGTGTATGAACGCGTGGCCGACGGTGGCTTCAAGCAGCTTGCAGTGACCAAGGATACAAAATATGTCACCTATGTGAAAGACAATCTTGTGCACAGCTACAAGGTCGTGGCCATGAACGACGGCGGCCGCAGCTTTCCCAGCGAGGTGCTGTCGCTTGGTGTGGCCAAGGGCAGCAAGGGCAACGTTGCTGTGGTCAACGGTTTCACCAGGCTGAGTGCGCCCGACTGGTTCGACGGCGACAAGATGGCTGGCTTCCTCGACGAGAAAGACCACGGCGTCGACTATGTGCGGCAAATCAACTATGTGGGCAAGCAATACGAGTTTGACCGCAGTCTTGAATGGAAAGACGACGACGACACCGGCTTCGGCGACAGCCGCAGCGACCACGAGACCGAGCCCGTGGCAGGCAATACCTTCGACTACACAGCCATTCATGGCCAGTCGCTGCTCAATGCAGGCTACTCGTTTGTGTCGATGAGTGCCCAGGCCTTTGCTGCCGGCAAGGTCAACAGCGAGGATTTCAAGACGGTCGACATCATTCTTGGCAAGCAGAAGGAGACCCCCAACGGCCGTGGCGCCTACCCCGACCGCTACAAGATATTCACCCCCGAGCTGATGCAGGCCATCAAGCGTTTTACCAGTGCAGGCGGCAATGTGCTCATGAGCGGTTCCTATGTGGGCAGCGACGTGTGGAACAACGCCAAGGCTGGTGATGCCGAGAAAACCTTTGCGAGCTCGGTGCTGGGCTACAAGTTGAGGGCTTCGCGAGCCTGCGACAAGGGGCAGGTGATGACTGTGCCCACCAGCTTCGGTGCTCTCGTCGACGGCCGCAAGGCCACCTTTGTGCAGCAGCTCAACAGCAAGATGTATGCTGTGGAGTCGCCCGATGCCCTCATGCCGGCCGACGACCGTGGCCAGACCTACATGCGTTATGGCGAGAACAACAAGCCTGCTGCCGTGGCTGTCGACTGCGGTACCTATCGCACGGTGGTGATGGGCTTCCCGCTTGAGACCGTGGTCGAGCCGGGATTGCGCGATGCCATCGTGGGCGATGTGATGAGGTTCCTCAACAAGCAATAG
- a CDS encoding N-acetylmuramoyl-L-alanine amidase — translation MKSTLFALSLLAAFTMSARALDDTCLNQLRSMVQSTIGPDVSIGQARVNRASVSGDTLVVDLAANYAHNTFTPELIAQLKSRMLQASGVPAGTRHVQLTIAGDDVDNYFFNFDKRWSRRHAPFVSENDPARHYSKGLDGNIIAMWQSHGYYYEAGINHWEWQRPRLFETHEDLYPMSYVIPFVMPMLENAGAYVWNPRERDTHATEVIVDNDGGLAQCGYVETGGKCGWQDAGAGFAYKQRTYLDCQNPFASGTARQVEARRKPSSTATWSARVPEAGDYAVYISYKTLDNSVDDAQYTVNCAAGRRTFTVNQRMAGGVWVYLGTFPLKQGLNKDVVTLTNQSRSKHGVVTADAVKIGGGMGNIARTALPNTPENRKWAAAYDWHYTLQRDGVDYAPVVSGMPRYVEGARYFLQWSGFPDSVYTVSRGLTDYADDFRSRSEWVNYLSGGSQANPAQQHGLHVPLDLSMAFHTDAGVTAGDRIVGTQSIYRSNHFGNYADGTPRIISRRLAEMVNAQLVADMRAQFEPHWTDRGLTQENLYEIRVPQVPGMLLEYLSHQNFADMRYGLDPNFIFASSRAIYKGILRWIAARDHRQVVVQPLPVQSFAIAPLGNARFKLTWTATPDSLEPTAMPKRYIVAERVGDNNGFAEIAIVDKPEYMVTVTDSLLHSYRVTALNDGGRSFPSETLSLGIAPRSKGMVMVVNGFTRLSAPDWVDDGDYCGFTDETDHGVPYVQGINYIGSQYERRRSAKWRDDDSGGWGNSHSDYEGKVVAGNTFDFPALHGASIMRAGYSFVSTSVKAVEQGLVDLKGFKLLDYIAGKQKETKNGRGYYPSRYKIFTPALRHALTAYCNGGGSVLLTGSYVASDVYDKAQPDTAEMAFTKQVLGYRWGCSQATVTGQAYVLSTPFKMIAGGARLAFNQQLSDKWYCVESPDAVYSAGGESVAFMRYAENNKQAGILCNRGSYRTAVVGFPFESIVDENERDTLMSQLLQYLDSK, via the coding sequence ATGAAATCAACGCTTTTTGCATTGTCGTTGCTTGCCGCATTCACGATGAGTGCTCGTGCCCTCGACGACACATGCTTGAATCAGCTTCGGTCGATGGTGCAGTCTACCATCGGGCCCGATGTGAGCATCGGCCAGGCCAGGGTGAACCGCGCCAGCGTGAGTGGCGACACACTCGTGGTTGACCTTGCCGCCAACTATGCCCACAACACATTCACTCCCGAGCTCATCGCGCAGCTCAAAAGCCGCATGCTGCAGGCCTCGGGCGTGCCGGCGGGCACCCGCCACGTGCAACTCACAATTGCCGGCGACGATGTCGACAATTATTTCTTCAACTTCGACAAGCGGTGGAGCCGTCGCCACGCGCCGTTTGTGAGCGAGAACGACCCTGCACGCCACTATAGCAAGGGCCTCGACGGCAACATCATTGCCATGTGGCAAAGCCACGGTTACTACTATGAGGCGGGCATCAACCACTGGGAGTGGCAACGGCCGCGCCTTTTTGAAACGCACGAGGACCTGTATCCCATGAGCTATGTGATACCCTTTGTCATGCCCATGCTCGAGAATGCCGGCGCCTATGTGTGGAATCCGCGCGAGCGCGACACGCATGCAACCGAGGTGATTGTCGACAACGACGGCGGCCTGGCTCAGTGTGGCTACGTCGAGACTGGCGGCAAGTGTGGCTGGCAAGATGCCGGCGCGGGATTTGCCTACAAGCAGCGCACCTATCTCGACTGTCAAAATCCGTTTGCCTCCGGCACAGCACGTCAGGTTGAGGCCCGGCGCAAGCCCTCGAGCACGGCAACATGGAGTGCGCGCGTGCCCGAGGCTGGCGACTATGCCGTGTATATCTCCTACAAGACACTCGACAACAGTGTCGACGACGCCCAGTACACCGTCAACTGTGCTGCCGGCCGCCGCACCTTCACGGTCAACCAGCGCATGGCTGGCGGGGTGTGGGTCTACCTGGGCACTTTCCCGCTCAAGCAGGGCTTGAACAAGGACGTGGTGACCTTGACCAACCAGTCGAGGAGCAAGCATGGCGTGGTCACTGCCGATGCCGTAAAGATAGGCGGCGGCATGGGCAATATCGCTCGCACAGCCTTGCCCAACACGCCCGAAAACCGCAAGTGGGCCGCTGCCTACGACTGGCACTACACCTTGCAGCGCGATGGCGTTGACTATGCTCCCGTGGTGAGCGGCATGCCGCGCTATGTGGAAGGTGCCCGCTACTTCTTGCAATGGTCGGGTTTCCCCGACAGTGTCTATACCGTGTCGCGGGGCTTGACCGACTATGCCGACGACTTCCGCAGTCGCAGCGAGTGGGTGAATTACCTCTCGGGCGGCAGCCAGGCCAATCCTGCGCAACAGCATGGCTTGCACGTGCCCCTCGACCTGTCGATGGCTTTTCACACCGATGCCGGCGTCACTGCTGGCGACCGCATTGTGGGCACGCAGAGCATATACCGCAGCAACCACTTTGGCAACTATGCCGACGGCACACCGCGCATCATCTCGCGACGGCTGGCCGAGATGGTCAATGCGCAGCTTGTGGCCGACATGCGTGCCCAGTTTGAACCCCACTGGACCGACCGCGGCCTCACTCAGGAAAATCTCTACGAGATACGGGTGCCCCAGGTGCCGGGCATGTTGCTCGAGTACTTGTCGCATCAGAATTTTGCCGACATGCGCTACGGGCTTGACCCTAACTTCATTTTTGCTTCGAGCCGTGCCATCTACAAGGGCATCTTGAGGTGGATCGCGGCACGCGACCACAGGCAGGTTGTTGTGCAACCTCTTCCTGTACAGTCCTTTGCGATAGCTCCATTGGGCAACGCGCGTTTTAAGCTCACCTGGACGGCTACCCCCGACAGTCTTGAGCCTACAGCCATGCCCAAGCGCTACATCGTGGCCGAGCGGGTGGGCGACAACAACGGCTTTGCCGAGATTGCAATTGTCGACAAGCCCGAATACATGGTGACCGTGACCGACAGCTTGTTGCACAGCTACCGAGTGACTGCACTCAACGACGGCGGCCGCAGCTTCCCGAGCGAGACACTCTCGCTCGGTATTGCTCCCCGCAGCAAGGGCATGGTGATGGTGGTGAACGGCTTCACTCGCTTGAGCGCCCCCGACTGGGTCGACGATGGAGACTATTGCGGCTTTACCGACGAGACCGACCATGGTGTGCCCTATGTGCAGGGCATCAATTACATAGGGTCACAGTATGAGCGCCGCCGCAGCGCAAAGTGGCGCGACGACGACTCGGGCGGCTGGGGCAACAGCCACAGCGACTATGAGGGCAAGGTGGTGGCCGGCAACACCTTTGATTTTCCTGCCCTGCACGGGGCTTCTATCATGCGTGCCGGCTATTCCTTTGTGTCGACCAGCGTCAAGGCTGTAGAGCAGGGTCTTGTCGACTTGAAAGGCTTCAAGCTGCTCGACTATATTGCTGGCAAGCAGAAAGAGACCAAGAACGGCCGTGGCTATTACCCCAGCCGCTACAAGATTTTCACCCCAGCCTTGCGCCATGCGCTCACTGCCTATTGCAATGGCGGCGGCAGTGTGCTTCTCACGGGCAGCTATGTGGCCAGCGATGTCTACGACAAGGCTCAACCCGACACTGCCGAGATGGCTTTTACCAAGCAAGTGCTGGGCTATCGCTGGGGATGTAGCCAGGCTACCGTCACGGGCCAGGCCTATGTGCTGTCTACTCCATTCAAGATGATCGCTGGCGGGGCTCGGCTTGCATTCAACCAGCAGCTCAGCGACAAGTGGTATTGCGTGGAGTCGCCCGATGCGGTCTACTCGGCTGGTGGCGAGAGTGTTGCCTTCATGCGCTATGCCGAAAACAACAAGCAGGCCGGCATCCTGTGCAATCGCGGCAGCTATCGCACTGCAGTTGTGGGTTTCCCCTTTGAGTCGATTGTCGATGAGAATGAGCGCGACACCTTGATGAGCCAGCTGTTGCAGTACCTCGACAGCAAGTAG
- a CDS encoding glycosyltransferase family 2 protein: MIDCFIPYTSDEQVSNTLKGLREEPLVARIFLLSSQPLAAAHEGCEVLVVPDLTSTMTMQAIAAAAKSDYTFFYNKYDTLRMNYKAMLRLVGIAQDTDAGMLYADHYHMSGDKRDKAPVIDYQAGSLRDDFDFGSVLFFNTAHLKEAASRITRAYRAAGFYDLRLLISEKYGIEHVDEYLYTDVELDHRSSGEKIFDYCDPKNADSQREMEDACTSHLKRIGAYLAPGDYRDLDFDEQQFPVEATVVIPVLNRKRVIKDAIESVLMQKTDFAFNLIVVDNHSTDGTGEIIDELAKADPRVIHIVPDRDDLGIGGCWNLAINDERCGKFAIGLDSDDVYATPATLATMIAEFYKENAAMVCGTYKVTDVDLNEIAPGVIDHHEWTAENGRNNALHVNGFGGPRAFYTPVYRAINLPNTCYGEDYAMGLRVSRDYRVGRVWDVMTCARRWDDNTDANLDIDKENANNTYKDRIRTWEVKARILKNKNSK; the protein is encoded by the coding sequence ATGATCGATTGTTTCATTCCTTACACTTCCGATGAGCAGGTGAGCAATACCTTGAAGGGTTTGCGTGAAGAACCCCTGGTCGCCCGCATCTTCCTGCTCTCGTCGCAGCCCCTTGCTGCCGCTCACGAGGGCTGCGAGGTGCTGGTAGTGCCCGACCTTACTTCAACCATGACGATGCAGGCCATTGCTGCTGCTGCCAAGAGCGACTACACATTTTTCTACAATAAATACGACACGTTGCGCATGAACTATAAGGCCATGCTGCGCTTGGTGGGCATCGCCCAGGATACCGATGCCGGCATGCTCTATGCCGACCATTACCACATGAGTGGCGACAAGCGTGACAAGGCTCCCGTCATCGATTACCAAGCAGGCAGCCTGCGCGACGATTTCGACTTCGGGTCGGTGCTCTTTTTCAACACTGCCCACCTCAAGGAGGCGGCATCGCGCATCACCCGCGCCTACCGTGCCGCCGGTTTCTACGACCTGAGACTCTTGATTTCGGAGAAATATGGCATTGAGCATGTCGACGAGTACCTGTATACCGATGTTGAGCTCGACCATCGCTCCAGCGGTGAGAAGATATTTGACTACTGCGATCCAAAAAATGCCGACTCGCAACGGGAGATGGAAGACGCTTGCACGTCCCACTTGAAACGCATTGGGGCGTATTTGGCCCCCGGCGACTACCGCGACCTCGACTTCGACGAGCAGCAGTTTCCCGTCGAGGCCACAGTGGTGATACCCGTGCTCAACCGCAAGCGGGTGATAAAAGATGCCATCGAGAGCGTGCTCATGCAGAAGACCGATTTCGCCTTCAACCTCATCGTTGTCGACAATCACTCGACCGACGGCACCGGCGAGATCATCGACGAGCTTGCCAAGGCCGATCCACGTGTGATTCACATCGTCCCCGACCGCGACGACCTGGGCATAGGTGGCTGCTGGAACCTTGCCATCAACGACGAGCGCTGCGGCAAGTTTGCCATCGGGCTCGACAGCGACGACGTCTATGCCACGCCTGCCACGCTCGCTACGATGATAGCCGAGTTCTACAAGGAAAATGCCGCCATGGTGTGCGGCACCTACAAGGTGACCGATGTCGACCTCAACGAGATCGCACCGGGTGTGATCGACCATCATGAGTGGACAGCCGAGAACGGCCGCAACAATGCCCTTCATGTCAACGGTTTTGGCGGTCCTCGTGCATTCTACACGCCAGTGTATCGTGCCATCAACCTGCCCAACACCTGCTATGGCGAGGACTACGCCATGGGACTCAGGGTATCGCGCGACTATCGCGTGGGACGTGTGTGGGACGTGATGACCTGTGCCCGCCGCTGGGACGACAACACCGATGCCAACCTCGACATTGACAAGGAAAACGCCAACAACACCTACAAGGACCGTATTCGCACTTGGGAAGTGAAGGCGCGCATACTTAAAAACAAGAATAGTAAATAA
- a CDS encoding glycosyltransferase family 2 protein, which yields MTKINCFIPFAEKEQAQKTIDGLKSSALVNKIYLLAGADVQGTVEGCEVIKVNNLNASATMRAIADKADADFVLLYTKYDTLKFAPYAIDRFVQIAQDSQSGMLYADHYNVTDKGADKAPVIDYQYGSLRDDFDFGSVLFFCAQCFKQAVAAMKADYEFAGLYDLRLKLSQHAAITHINEYLYSDVELDTRKSGEKIFDYVDPKNRGRQIEMEQAVTEHLKEIGGYLAPVKADGQPNFRHIEFNQGDFAVEATVMIPVRNRIRTIRDAIKSVLMQKTDFKFNLMVVDNFSTDGTREAIDEFKDDPRMIHIIADYYDMGIGGYWNLAAHHEKAGKFIVQLDSDDMYKDENTLTTMVKAFYEQNVAMVVGTYMMTDFDGNMIAPGIIDHKEWTPENGRNNALRINGLGAPRAFYTPVLREVKLPNTSYGEDYALGLNISRHYQIGRVYTPVYMCRRWDDNSDASLDVVKMNNNNLYKDRIRTWELQARVAMNKKA from the coding sequence ATGACTAAAATAAATTGCTTCATCCCCTTTGCCGAGAAAGAGCAGGCACAAAAGACTATCGACGGCCTCAAGTCGAGCGCACTTGTCAACAAAATCTACTTGCTGGCTGGCGCCGACGTCCAGGGCACGGTCGAAGGCTGCGAGGTTATCAAGGTAAATAACCTCAATGCCAGTGCTACAATGAGGGCTATTGCCGACAAGGCCGATGCCGACTTTGTGTTGCTTTACACCAAGTACGACACGCTCAAGTTTGCCCCCTATGCCATCGACCGTTTTGTGCAGATCGCCCAGGACAGCCAGAGCGGCATGCTCTATGCCGACCATTACAATGTGACCGACAAGGGTGCCGACAAGGCTCCGGTCATCGACTACCAGTATGGCAGCCTGCGCGACGATTTCGACTTCGGGTCGGTGCTGTTCTTCTGCGCCCAGTGCTTCAAGCAGGCTGTGGCTGCCATGAAGGCCGACTATGAGTTTGCTGGCCTCTACGACCTGCGTCTCAAGCTGTCGCAGCATGCCGCCATCACCCACATCAACGAGTACCTCTACAGCGATGTCGAGCTCGACACGCGCAAGAGCGGCGAGAAGATCTTCGACTATGTCGATCCTAAGAACCGCGGCCGTCAGATCGAGATGGAGCAGGCCGTGACCGAGCACCTGAAAGAAATAGGCGGCTACCTGGCTCCTGTCAAGGCCGATGGCCAGCCCAATTTCAGACACATCGAGTTCAACCAGGGCGACTTTGCTGTCGAGGCTACGGTGATGATTCCAGTGCGCAACCGCATTCGCACCATTCGCGATGCCATCAAGAGTGTCTTGATGCAGAAGACCGACTTCAAGTTCAACCTCATGGTGGTCGACAACTTCTCGACCGACGGCACGCGCGAGGCCATCGATGAGTTCAAGGACGACCCACGCATGATCCACATCATTGCCGACTATTACGACATGGGCATAGGTGGCTACTGGAACCTGGCTGCTCATCACGAGAAGGCTGGCAAGTTTATCGTGCAGCTCGACAGCGACGACATGTACAAAGATGAAAACACCCTCACCACGATGGTGAAGGCCTTCTATGAGCAAAATGTGGCCATGGTTGTGGGCACCTACATGATGACCGACTTCGATGGCAACATGATAGCCCCCGGTATCATCGACCACAAGGAGTGGACCCCCGAGAACGGCCGCAACAACGCCTTGCGCATCAACGGCCTGGGCGCTCCTCGCGCTTTCTACACGCCTGTGCTGCGTGAGGTGAAGCTGCCCAACACCAGCTATGGCGAGGACTATGCGCTGGGCCTCAACATCTCGCGCCACTACCAGATAGGTCGTGTGTACACGCCCGTGTACATGTGCCGCCGCTGGGACGACAACAGCGATGCCTCGCTCGACGTGGTGAAGATGAACAACAACAACTTGTACAAAGACCGCATCCGCACTTGGGAGCTTCAGGCGCGTGTGGCCATGAACAAGAAGGCTTGA
- a CDS encoding DUF4922 domain-containing protein translates to MAEIDYRNQVTRLIERQLSDWDVAKHNYGALKACKLRSLRVGASSIVLQFNPERIRSSAAKVDAASLKARKCFLCAQNQPVQQETVEWNGKYKIQLNPYPIFPLHLTISELRHVPQRIEGRMPHMLALAHDLSDFVLFYNGPRCGASAPDHMHFQAGNKGFLPYCKEVFESKLSHIDDDGDGFLALSQGMARMSFLIAAKTALRASQLFDMLERALPVSAGDPEPMQNILCWTEADTYYVVVFPRRKHRPHNYGDGAGQFMLSPASVDMGGVWAVPVEKDFDALTSADVQAMFDELCMTTDDAINIIQRLK, encoded by the coding sequence ATGGCTGAGATTGATTACAGAAATCAGGTGACCCGCCTCATCGAGAGGCAGCTGAGCGATTGGGACGTGGCCAAGCACAACTATGGCGCGCTCAAGGCTTGCAAGTTGCGCTCGCTGCGGGTGGGTGCCTCATCGATAGTGCTGCAGTTCAACCCCGAGCGCATTCGTTCGAGTGCCGCCAAGGTCGATGCTGCCAGCCTCAAGGCCCGCAAGTGTTTCTTGTGTGCCCAAAATCAGCCTGTCCAGCAAGAAACGGTTGAGTGGAACGGGAAATACAAGATTCAATTGAATCCCTATCCCATTTTCCCGCTCCATCTCACTATCTCTGAGTTGCGGCACGTGCCGCAGCGCATCGAGGGCCGCATGCCCCACATGCTCGCTCTTGCCCACGACTTGAGCGACTTTGTGCTGTTCTACAACGGGCCCAGGTGCGGAGCCTCGGCCCCCGACCACATGCACTTCCAGGCCGGCAACAAGGGGTTTCTGCCTTACTGCAAAGAGGTGTTTGAGAGCAAGCTCTCGCACATCGACGACGACGGCGATGGTTTCCTGGCCTTGAGCCAGGGCATGGCCCGCATGTCGTTTTTGATTGCGGCCAAAACTGCCCTCAGGGCCAGCCAGCTCTTCGACATGCTTGAGAGGGCTTTGCCCGTGAGCGCTGGCGACCCCGAGCCCATGCAGAACATATTGTGCTGGACCGAGGCCGACACCTACTATGTGGTTGTCTTCCCCCGGCGCAAGCACCGTCCCCACAACTATGGCGATGGGGCAGGGCAGTTCATGCTCAGCCCGGCCTCGGTCGACATGGGCGGGGTGTGGGCCGTGCCGGTCGAGAAAGACTTCGATGCACTCACGTCGGCCGACGTGCAAGCCATGTTCGACGAGTTGTGCATGACAACCGACGATGCAATTAACATAATACAACGATTAAAATAA